The segment GTCTGACCTCGGACTTTCCGGACAGGGAACACTcaaagagtaaaaataaaaaagtacgTACAGACTCTACAATGTCCCTTCTTTTAAGTTCTCCTAATTTCATGCTCATTTTCAATCCAGGGTCAATAATGTGGCTGAATGTGCCCGTGTTGGAACTGTGTTGCCCCGGGAAAGACAGTtgctaaataaaaacagactcgTTCCTAGAAGATAAGCGACGACAATGGAGAGTGATAACTGGAGGAGAAAAGCACATGAATTTGTATTTACAAGACGTAATCCAGCTCAAAGCGGACATACATGTTTTTCTCGTCGTTGTAGACTTGTGGGTAGTGGGCGATGAGGGCATCCTGTGAGCCGATGTAGATGGAGTTGTAAATCTTCCAGTAGACGTCTCGCACCTTCCTAGCCGGATGGAACAGGCCCTGAAGACACAACAGTACAGTTAGCACAgtgaagttttatttttgattacTGAACCACAACTAATTCAACACTTCAAAGTTTTCTTTACGTCCAGCCAATTGGAGTCACGTCTTACTACCCTGATAATCAAATCaataaagctttatttatacTTTTGCTTTGAGTCTACACCGTAAGCTACACACATAGCCATTCACttatacttgtgcgttggtgtctgAGTCGTTGCAGTTACACTACCAAACAAGTTGACAGTAGATCTatagcgtccactgtgttgacttttgctgcAAACGAAAgcaacttcctgtttagccctccgctattTGAATGGGGATAAAATGATACACGTGTGGCTCTggagacttttcaaatgttactgaCCGAAtagatcacattctgatagtgaagcGAGTCATGTCGCATGGGTTGTGAcgctcaaatatattgatctACTGTGTAACAGCTGCCCGATTGGCCACTAGTAAAGTTAAAGCATGGAGCACTTCCTGTCTGCTGGGAGGCATTGCGCTGATACCCAGTCTACCAATCACAGGTCTTGCGGTCTTGGGGAGGTGCACGTTTATACTTTATAAGTACAAGATcatctgtgacagtaaactgaatatattttggttgtggacaaaacaaaatgtttgaggTGGTCATCTTGGGCTTCGGGtaacactgatcgacatttttTAACCCTCTTCTGACaactaatcagttaatcaaGAAAATCATCACAGATTaatcattaatgaaaataatcgttcgTTACAGCCCTATTTCACACACAGCCATTATGTCCCCTCTACTCTTAATATTGTTACCTTTTTAAAACTTTCTTCTTAGAGATGTCTTTACAGCGCGGCGtgaggaaatgttttttatttgtcagtttATTGTGTAACttctcttttccttgttttaagGTTATATGGTGGTGGTGCAGGCGGGTATGATATGTTGCCAGTGTAAAAGCAATGACAAACTGgctttaaatatttacttttatcaTTCCTACTCCTCCTATTACTCCTACCCCCACCATCAtcccaataataataataataatatgaaattCAGCAGTACTGGAGATGTTTTCCATGTTAAAGGGACAGTGGTGTTTGTCCTCACCTGTAAGCAGTACTGCAGCATGCGGCAGGGTCCAATGGCGACCCTCAGGCCCTCCAGGGCCCCCATAACAGCCTGGATCACATGAGGGGAAGTCTCAAACACATTGGGCCACACGTAGTTAAGCAAGTGGTTGAGAGAGTCTTCACAGCCAAAACCGTAAACACCGAGAGACATGTGCTGGACCACCGCActggctgtctgtctgtgaaccAAGTCTCTGCAGGACGACAGTAAGTAAGACAAAGTTCAGGTATTTTACAGTGTCCTCGTGAGAAAAGtagtaataaataaactattaGGAGAGCACATTTGAGTACAGATatcctcgtcttcctcctcacctgtccatGAGTGCGTCCTCCAGCAGCGGCGTGACAGCGTAAATGTAGTCTTTGCCCATCTCTCCGATGTACTCAAACAGGAAGGAGAGGGACTTCAGCACACCATTCTGCACATTCAGCTCAGGCACACGGTACTCGTTCATGAGCGCCGGCAGCACTGTGAACGGCGAACAGGTCTCTGCGACGATGGCGATGGCCACAGTTGTGCAGACTCTGTTTTGACGCTCCTGGACCTTCAGGTTATTGAGTAGAGTGGCCAAAACATCATGGGGGctaggaggaaggaggaaggcaGAGTGCTGGTTTGCATATggtgaacattttaaattataaaacagaccaaaacaaGGCGTCAAGTTAAATTTAAGGGTTTTAATAGtacatataatatatttaattataatattttaagtgtgatttttattattactttattcaGTACTTTCCAATCTAACAATTCCTAAAGATATAATTGATTGAATTAATGCACACTGGACCCTGATAAGTGAAAATAGATGGATAATGAAGTTGACTCTTGACTGAAACAGCCTGcaattaaaaacatacaaaaacattttaaaactttcaAAGTTTGTAATATCTTTAATACAATTATACTCAATTCAGAGATAGACAGAAACTGATTTGGTATTTATGAAGACCTCGATGACGCTCTGACAGATGACACTCACCCAATGGCTTTGGCGATATAACCAAAAGTGTTGACAGTCGCTCTGCGGATTGCCTTTTTGTGAGCCTTGAGCAGCTCCAGCAGTTCAAAACAAATCCTCATCCACTCCCTGGCCGACACGTATTCCGCTCCCCTGAAATATAAGCAAGAAGTTGGGATGAGGCCCCTAAAAGACACTAAAATCAGATCCTTTACCTTCAATCTGTGGTTTTACGTTACTGACCTGTCAGCAATCCTGCCCACAAGGTCGATACAATTCTCCTGCACTTTCTCATGTCTGTTCTTCAGGATGGGAGTCAAACGAGGAAGCAGGTCTTTGATTGGCGGGGTCATCTTGTGCATACCTTCAGAGAGGAAAATAATCTTATAGCTGTccagatgtttctttttctaaacTAAAAACAAGCAGGTTTATCATTAAAAATGCAGTGATTTTTGAAAGTGAAAGGACTTAccaataacattaacaatggcctTCAGTGCTCCCAGGATACTTCCCAACACCTCAGGGTACTCTTCTCCCAGATACTCATACAGCACCACACCCAAGTGACCCATCAGCTTTTCCTGCAGATACAGAAAGAGGACAGGCATTAGTCTAAAAAACCAAAACATGCATCTTATTTTAATCTGTCTGCTGAATGATAATGTCTTCCCAGCGTACCTCCTGGCAAGTCTTCATGACCACGGCTGTACGGGAGATCAGGTCAGCAGCCTGCTGACGGACTTTAGCAGACTTGTTGTTCAGACGCCACAGCACCGTACCACAGATCTGAGGCAGGTAGGGCTTCACACGCTTCCCGAGGGCATTCACCACCGTGCCAAAACCATTAAGCATCACAGAGTCCTGGAGAAGAAGTAGAAGGGATGAAGTTAAAACATTCTGTAAAGACTGGCTTCTTCCTGTACTGAATGGTGCACATTTTATAACAGACTTCTGAGAGTCACCCCGCTCACCTCTGTTGTCTGTTCCTGGAAGGCATACAGGATGCCGTCGatcagctgctcctccagctTGTGGTCGATGTCGGCTGCACCCAGGTTGCCCATGATTTTTTCAATTGTCTCCATCACCATTTTTCGGTACTGCTCTGCCTCATCTTTCAGGTCATCAACGATGCGAGAAATGATCTCTGCTGCTCCCACTTTGTTGGCCAACTCCACTGTGGTGTCCACCAACTGTTTAACGGAAAAAAGACAGTTCAAAAACGTGCACGGGATGTGTTTTGAAGCTGAGTCTCCTGCAACCAGCCCAAAAAGTGTAGatacaaatacaataaataaaatcaataaataactaaatgatGTCAATGTATTACTGTAACCAACGGGTGCAGGTTGAGAACAGACGAGAAGTAAAGTCAGGTCTGCTAGCTCTCATGTTGGTATTAATCTAGCGAACGACTAGCCCTGATCTGACCATGGACTGGTTGAACAGGCGAGAATAGTTCGCAAGAAGCAGAATGCGTGTATTAAGCTGAAAACAGGCAAAAGATCtcggatttgtgtgtgtgttcgttcaTTATCCATGTAATGGCTTTTTGCTTTCTTGAATTCTGTGCaagttgttttgttattgtggttCAGCACAGGAATAGTAATATTTATTGTATAGTAGTATTGTACGAAGCTGCATAAATCAGCTATTTAAACCCCGTTTTCATTCATACTATACAGTCCAGTAAACAAAGTGCGGTGGAATTGCCTTTTGTTAAGTTGACGATGAACTTCTGTTTGCTAACCTGTCTGTAGTTGCGTCTGTCCAAAGCCATCCTGTGCTGCCAGAAGTGCTTAAAGAAGGGCGGCAGGATCTCAGTCTTAATGTAGTTTGCTTCCACACCATCAGTGCCGCAACACTGCTTCACCACCTGTGAGACAACACAAGTGCAAGTCAGAGACGGAAATTTGGGACCGAGCATATCAACAATTATTTCTCGCACCCGAGTTCAGACAAAGAGCAGATAGGTCAGATACGACCAGGGTTTGTAAATGTAACCAACGGGTGCAGGGTGAGAACAGAGAGGACACAGGTGTCAGCTCTGCCAATTCTCATGTTGGTGTTCATCTAGCGAACAACTAGCCCTGAAGCAACCACATAATGGCTGAACAGGTGAGAATAGTCGCAGGAAGTCAGCTAATGTTTAATAAAAGCATGGAGTGGGCATCTGACATACATTCACTGAGCGTTATATACTATGGCATTACTTCCACTCCCCTTACCTTGAGTACAATCTTTTTCATCTCTTCATCAGGGGACTGGAACTCCCTGATAAGGATCAGCATCACCTCCCTGGTGTAGTAGTTTGCATACTCAGCATCCATCAATGGGATTAGGTAACCGATAGCTTTGAGGAAAGCGGCCAGACCCTGGGGATAAAGGGGAAGGAATAAATTGTAAACTTAGCTCACAGATTGTGGGTTGTAGCCATTTAAAGAGGTCACATTacgctaattttcaggttcaatcttatttaggggttgtaccagaacaggtttacatggtttcattttcaaaaaacaccatattattgtcatactgcacattgctgcagctcctcttttcaccctgttttGAAGGcgtcgttttagctatggagtgatacatcttacctctacaagatctttgttggcagttgcacatgcgcagatctagttaaggactattaaccaatcagaagcagagtagggcggggccctgagaagccggtaaacacagcttcggttcagctgtacatgtttcCCTTACCAGATTGGCAACATGGACTAGAGCAAGAGTGAGTtcttaatctgtaacaaaagtatctttcatccaagatttaactgagctctgtctctacatcagagtaacaactttatgtccactgactgcctggagggtagctagtgtttggaagggagaggagaggcagacgtcttgtcactgtgttcTGCAGCTCAGAATGTTTTTCCACATGTGTTTTTGAGGACTTGTCGGACTAGCAGCTTGGGGAGTAttatgacgcgcattttgctGTGAGGTCACAGGGACCaaaaggaaaaggctggactacaaatgaggtgttttcaggcagttcagagcagtgttttctctgggagatggaaacacactttgggctttttcactttgcaaacctattacatgcacaaaaaagatttgTAACTttataaaggagaggggaaaaagccaaaaagcataatatgaacTCTTTGAGTTGTCTGATGCTCTCAGAGTATTAACAGTCTTTCATCTGACCTCTACTGACAGCAGCAGCCCCTTCAAGGAGACTTTATAGCAAGCAAATATTCACACTGTAGCCACATGCAGGCTCAGCGCTGGGTGTTGATCTTGCAATAAAATACTGTTCTTTCCTCCAAAAAACTTCACAAGGtaactttttgtattttttcttacctttcctctgtgttgtctgATACCCTTCCAGAGGGGCTTGAGAACTGAGTCAAAGGACTCGATACCATAGGGTGTAGCAGCTTCAGCGAGGGCAGCTATAGCCAGGGCACTGATGGTCCTCACTTTCTGCTGCTCATCCACCAGACCTGTGGCATCacacagtcaaaacaaacagtCAGAGCTTGAACACATTTCCTTCCAGCCATCAGGACAGTGTTGATTGAACAATAACGAACGGCACCTGCATGTTTCATTATCAGTTTAAAgcacactttttaaaatcttttcagGGTTCAGCTTACAGTGACAActtgaaaattaaaaatacatagtATAAATGTGTGGAAAATTGCAGCTGccaataattaaaaaatgctcAATATAGGTTTTCAAAACTTAGCTgtatcttaaaaaaataaaatatgcttgCAGAATCTATATCAaagtatagtagtagtagtagtatatagTCAGAATGAGAGCTGTAAAGGAAATTGGGGAGCAATCAAATATAGATTTGGCCTTCAAAAGTATCAAAACACACTTAAACGATGCATCTGCATGTGAAACTAAAACCTAACTGGCTGTAATGAACTGCGTGTGTGCGCTTTAAAAAAGGGTTGCCATTGGTAATGACCAACAGTGTAAGCCTTCACATGTGACCATGACTGACCGTGTTCGATAATCTCAACCAAGCTGCGAAGGTGGGGCAGAATGGCACAGCCCATGAGGATGGCAATCTGCTGCACGATCTTGATGCCTGTGTGCCGGGCCTGCCAGGATTTCTTGCTTTTACACACAGCTTTGAGGAAGGGCAGGAGAGAGGGAATACCAAGAGCAGAGGCCACCACGGCAAAGGCTCGGGCGGTGGTGTTTCTGACGTACTCATCCA is part of the Micropterus dolomieu isolate WLL.071019.BEF.003 ecotype Adirondacks linkage group LG07, ASM2129224v1, whole genome shotgun sequence genome and harbors:
- the sf3b1 gene encoding splicing factor 3B subunit 1 isoform X2, whose protein sequence is MQVRSYVDVMLEQNLSKEEREIRQQLAEKAKSGDLKVVNGSAASQAAAAAAAAAAKRKRRWDQTADQTPTNSTPKKMSSWDQADSSAETPGHTPGHTPAHTPSNSRWDETPGRSKGSETPGATPSTRMWDPTPSHTPAGAATPGRDTPGHATPGHGGATGSVRKNRWDETPKTERETPGHGSGWAETPRTDRGDESVGETPTPGASKRKSRWDETPASQMGSSTPLLTPGKTPIGTPAMNMATPTPGHLMSMTPEQLQAWRWEREIDERNRPLTDEELDAMFPEGYKVLPPPAGYVPIRTPARKLSATPTPIGGMTGFHMQAEDRTTKQMNDQPSGNLPFLKPDDIQYFDKLLVEVDESTLSPEEQKERKIMKLLLKIKNGTPPMRKAALRQITDKAREFGAGPLFNQILPLLMSPTLEDQERHLLVKVIDRILYKLDDLVRPYVHKILVVIEPLLIDEDYYARVEGREIISNLAKAAGLATMISTMRPDIDNMDEYVRNTTARAFAVVASALGIPSLLPFLKAVCKSKKSWQARHTGIKIVQQIAILMGCAILPHLRSLVEIIEHGLVDEQQKVRTISALAIAALAEAATPYGIESFDSVLKPLWKGIRQHRGKGLAAFLKAIGYLIPLMDAEYANYYTREVMLILIREFQSPDEEMKKIVLKVVKQCCGTDGVEANYIKTEILPPFFKHFWQHRMALDRRNYRQLVDTTVELANKVGAAEIISRIVDDLKDEAEQYRKMVMETIEKIMGNLGAADIDHKLEEQLIDGILYAFQEQTTEDSVMLNGFGTVVNALGKRVKPYLPQICGTVLWRLNNKSAKVRQQAADLISRTAVVMKTCQEEKLMGHLGVVLYEYLGEEYPEVLGSILGALKAIVNVIGMHKMTPPIKDLLPRLTPILKNRHEKVQENCIDLVGRIADRGAEYVSAREWMRICFELLELLKAHKKAIRRATVNTFGYIAKAIGPHDVLATLLNNLKVQERQNRVCTTVAIAIVAETCSPFTVLPALMNEYRVPELNVQNGVLKSLSFLFEYIGEMGKDYIYAVTPLLEDALMDRDLVHRQTASAVVQHMSLGVYGFGCEDSLNHLLNYVWPNVFETSPHVIQAVMGALEGLRVAIGPCRMLQYCLQGLFHPARKVRDVYWKIYNSIYIGSQDALIAHYPQVYNDEKNMYVRFELDYVL
- the sf3b1 gene encoding splicing factor 3B subunit 1 isoform X1; its protein translation is MAKIAKTHEDIEAQILEIQGMKATLLEEGDQGVGLDSTGFYDQEIYGGSDSRFAGYVTSIAANEQEEDDEEDSTTSLLGQKKPGYHAPVAILNAIPQSDEQYDPFAEHRPQKIAEREDEYKARRRQMIISPERLDPFADGGKTPDPKMQVRSYVDVMLEQNLSKEEREIRQQLAEKAKSGDLKVVNGSAASQAAAAAAAAAAKRKRRWDQTADQTPTNSTPKKMSSWDQADSSAETPGHTPGHTPAHTPSNSRWDETPGRSKGSETPGATPSTRMWDPTPSHTPAGAATPGRDTPGHATPGHGGATGSVRKNRWDETPKTERETPGHGSGWAETPRTDRGDESVGETPTPGASKRKSRWDETPASQMGSSTPLLTPGKTPIGTPAMNMATPTPGHLMSMTPEQLQAWRWEREIDERNRPLTDEELDAMFPEGYKVLPPPAGYVPIRTPARKLSATPTPIGGMTGFHMQAEDRTTKQMNDQPSGNLPFLKPDDIQYFDKLLVEVDESTLSPEEQKERKIMKLLLKIKNGTPPMRKAALRQITDKAREFGAGPLFNQILPLLMSPTLEDQERHLLVKVIDRILYKLDDLVRPYVHKILVVIEPLLIDEDYYARVEGREIISNLAKAAGLATMISTMRPDIDNMDEYVRNTTARAFAVVASALGIPSLLPFLKAVCKSKKSWQARHTGIKIVQQIAILMGCAILPHLRSLVEIIEHGLVDEQQKVRTISALAIAALAEAATPYGIESFDSVLKPLWKGIRQHRGKGLAAFLKAIGYLIPLMDAEYANYYTREVMLILIREFQSPDEEMKKIVLKVVKQCCGTDGVEANYIKTEILPPFFKHFWQHRMALDRRNYRQLVDTTVELANKVGAAEIISRIVDDLKDEAEQYRKMVMETIEKIMGNLGAADIDHKLEEQLIDGILYAFQEQTTEDSVMLNGFGTVVNALGKRVKPYLPQICGTVLWRLNNKSAKVRQQAADLISRTAVVMKTCQEEKLMGHLGVVLYEYLGEEYPEVLGSILGALKAIVNVIGMHKMTPPIKDLLPRLTPILKNRHEKVQENCIDLVGRIADRGAEYVSAREWMRICFELLELLKAHKKAIRRATVNTFGYIAKAIGPHDVLATLLNNLKVQERQNRVCTTVAIAIVAETCSPFTVLPALMNEYRVPELNVQNGVLKSLSFLFEYIGEMGKDYIYAVTPLLEDALMDRDLVHRQTASAVVQHMSLGVYGFGCEDSLNHLLNYVWPNVFETSPHVIQAVMGALEGLRVAIGPCRMLQYCLQGLFHPARKVRDVYWKIYNSIYIGSQDALIAHYPQVYNDEKNMYVRFELDYVL